The Peptococcaceae bacterium genome has a segment encoding these proteins:
- a CDS encoding DUF1446 domain-containing protein: MKNDTLVIGTGAGYAGDRVEPAIELAKHGNLDYIVFECLAERTIALAQLRKLRDPSAGYDSLLAYRLDKILPVCYQNKIKIITNMGAANPLAALEKTREIARKHGLDKMKIAAVIGDDVSGIIGEINPCLVETGQKLNQSLGSFVSANAYLGAESIIPALETGADVVITGRVADPSLFLAPMIYEFGWSLDNWTLLGKGTVIGHLMECAGQVTGGYYAEPGKKDVPGLGRLGFPIACIAGNGDGIITKLPGAGGIVNVSTCKEQLLYEIGDPAAYLTPDVTADFTKVGFKQIGPDKVLVTGGDGRRRPPTLKVSIGYHQGYIGEGEISYAGSGAVERGRLAAQIVKERLEAVGATYREIRYDLIGVDALHGAVADGKASGKPYEVRLRVAAKTDTREEAILIGNEVETLYTNGPAGGGGARKHVSEIIAIVSAFIPRESVASRVVVKEVNEG; this comes from the coding sequence ATGAAAAATGACACGCTTGTCATCGGCACTGGCGCCGGTTATGCCGGAGACCGCGTAGAACCAGCGATAGAACTTGCCAAACATGGGAATCTGGATTATATCGTATTTGAATGCCTGGCTGAAAGAACGATTGCCCTTGCCCAGTTACGGAAATTGCGCGACCCTAGCGCGGGATATGACAGCCTGCTCGCTTACCGTCTGGATAAAATTCTGCCGGTCTGTTACCAGAACAAAATTAAAATCATAACAAACATGGGCGCTGCCAATCCTCTGGCGGCCCTGGAAAAGACAAGAGAAATAGCCAGAAAACACGGCCTGGATAAAATGAAAATTGCGGCGGTCATTGGCGACGATGTTTCCGGGATTATTGGCGAAATTAATCCCTGTCTGGTAGAGACCGGCCAAAAATTGAACCAGTCGCTGGGTTCGTTTGTTTCGGCCAATGCGTATCTAGGAGCGGAAAGCATTATACCGGCTTTGGAAACCGGGGCGGATGTTGTTATCACCGGACGGGTTGCCGATCCTTCCCTGTTTTTGGCACCAATGATTTACGAGTTCGGCTGGAGCTTAGACAACTGGACTTTGCTGGGCAAAGGTACGGTGATTGGGCACCTGATGGAATGCGCCGGCCAGGTTACCGGCGGTTATTATGCCGAACCCGGTAAAAAAGATGTCCCTGGTTTGGGCCGGCTGGGATTTCCAATAGCTTGCATTGCTGGAAATGGCGACGGCATTATTACCAAGCTGCCTGGAGCAGGGGGGATTGTCAATGTTTCCACGTGCAAGGAACAACTCTTGTATGAAATTGGAGACCCTGCCGCCTATCTTACGCCTGATGTAACGGCTGATTTTACCAAGGTAGGGTTCAAACAGATCGGGCCTGACAAGGTGCTCGTAACGGGGGGGGATGGCCGGAGGCGTCCCCCTACACTGAAAGTGAGCATCGGCTATCATCAGGGTTATATTGGCGAGGGCGAGATAAGCTATGCTGGGAGCGGCGCTGTAGAAAGAGGCAGGTTGGCTGCGCAGATTGTGAAAGAGAGGTTGGAAGCTGTCGGAGCGACTTACCGGGAAATCAGGTATGACCTGATCGGGGTTGACGCGCTGCATGGGGCGGTAGCAGACGGGAAGGCGAGCGGCAAGCCTTATGAAGTAAGGCTGCGGGTGGCGGCTAAAACGGATACCCGCGAGGAGGCTATTTTAATCGGTAATGAAGTGGAAACATTGTATACCAACGGGCCGGCTGGCGGTGGAGGGGCAAGAAAGCATGTCAGTGAAATAATTGCGATTGTTTCAGCCTTTATCCCCCGGGAATCGGTAGCAAGCCGAGTGGTGGTCAAAGAGGTGAATGAAGGATGA
- a CDS encoding DUF1850 domain-containing protein yields MNERRNLFRAGIAVLILLLYLACRPSFLVFKIEDADSGKLMFSCGVEPGFEFYTMIRHSVQRTPVYEFYRVEPDGSLVVTKTSLQDLGWGMPSTLQGPVTFTEGFMVMENINRRLNALFFRVSYLAEPRLMVKEKEITLDEFVPDGQLLKIHIDKEPWLYRILRGNTDVFQEKGKN; encoded by the coding sequence ATGAACGAGCGCCGCAATTTATTTCGCGCTGGTATCGCTGTATTAATCCTGCTTTTGTACCTTGCCTGCAGGCCCTCTTTTCTTGTTTTTAAAATTGAGGATGCCGATTCTGGAAAACTGATGTTTTCTTGCGGAGTTGAACCCGGCTTTGAGTTTTACACCATGATCCGCCATTCCGTGCAGAGGACGCCGGTTTATGAGTTCTACCGCGTGGAACCGGACGGGAGCCTTGTTGTGACGAAAACGTCTTTGCAGGACCTGGGCTGGGGTATGCCGTCAACCCTGCAGGGCCCCGTGACCTTTACCGAAGGATTTATGGTCATGGAAAACATCAACCGCAGGCTGAACGCACTGTTTTTTCGCGTCAGTTACCTGGCCGAACCAAGACTCATGGTTAAAGAAAAGGAAATAACGCTGGACGAATTCGTCCCTGACGGTCAACTTTTAAAAATCCATATCGATAAGGAGCCCTGGTTATACAGGATATTAAGGGGGAACACCGATGTTTTTCAGGAAAAAGGAAAAAATTGA
- a CDS encoding citrate:proton symporter: protein MLAFFGFCSIAVLLFLVMTKRTSVIVALIAVPLLFGVLAGFAPKVGTFALEGIKSVAPTGVMLTFAILYFGLMNDAGMFDPIIKKIVQFGGGDPVKVVIGTALIGMLAHLDGSGASTFLIAVPAVLPIYDRLGIDRKVLACTVALAAGTMNMLPWGGPTLRAATSLQLNMSELFNPVIPALLSGLAGVLAISYWLGKREKARLGVDKSAGPVQASLSNEDSDASLKRPRLVWFNLLLTAASIIALVKGLLPLPVVFMVALVIALVVNYPNVKAQQERIVAQGKTAILMVAIIFAAGIFTGVLSKSGMLKAMATSLVAVIPKGLGAHFPVLTALTSMPASLLFDPDSYYFGVLPVLASASDAMGIPGIEVARAAILGQMTTGFPVSPLTASTFLLIGLAGVDLGDHQKFTIPYAFVITVLMTVVALLTGAFRI from the coding sequence ATGCTGGCCTTTTTTGGGTTCTGCAGTATAGCGGTTTTATTGTTCCTGGTGATGACCAAGCGCACTTCGGTAATAGTGGCCCTGATTGCAGTCCCGTTGCTGTTCGGGGTGCTGGCCGGCTTTGCGCCGAAAGTCGGAACGTTTGCCCTGGAAGGAATTAAAAGCGTAGCCCCAACCGGCGTTATGCTTACCTTCGCGATTCTATATTTCGGGCTGATGAACGACGCCGGAATGTTTGACCCCATAATCAAAAAAATTGTCCAGTTCGGCGGCGGGGACCCGGTCAAAGTTGTAATAGGAACAGCGCTGATTGGGATGCTTGCCCACCTTGACGGGTCCGGGGCCTCGACCTTCTTGATTGCCGTTCCGGCCGTATTGCCTATTTATGACCGGCTGGGCATTGATCGTAAAGTTTTAGCCTGCACTGTGGCTTTGGCGGCGGGGACCATGAACATGCTTCCCTGGGGAGGCCCGACCCTTAGAGCGGCGACTTCGTTGCAGTTAAACATGTCGGAGCTGTTTAACCCCGTCATACCGGCGCTGTTATCCGGCCTGGCCGGCGTTCTGGCAATAAGCTACTGGTTGGGTAAAAGAGAAAAGGCCCGTCTGGGGGTTGACAAAAGCGCTGGCCCGGTGCAGGCGTCATTGAGCAACGAAGATAGCGACGCCAGCCTCAAGCGGCCGCGGCTGGTGTGGTTCAACCTGCTGTTGACGGCAGCGTCAATCATTGCGCTGGTCAAAGGGCTGCTGCCGTTGCCGGTTGTGTTCATGGTGGCGCTGGTTATTGCGCTGGTCGTCAACTATCCCAATGTCAAGGCTCAGCAGGAACGTATTGTGGCGCAAGGCAAAACGGCCATTCTCATGGTGGCCATAATATTCGCCGCCGGCATATTCACCGGAGTGTTAAGCAAGTCTGGCATGCTTAAGGCTATGGCCACCAGCCTGGTGGCAGTGATCCCCAAGGGCCTGGGCGCCCATTTTCCGGTGCTGACTGCTCTAACTTCAATGCCGGCAAGCCTGCTGTTTGATCCAGATTCATACTATTTCGGCGTTCTGCCGGTACTGGCCTCAGCCTCAGATGCGATGGGCATTCCGGGGATAGAAGTTGCGCGCGCCGCGATTTTAGGACAAATGACCACAGGTTTCCCCGTCAGCCCGTTGACGGCTTCCACCTTTTTGCTGATCGGTTTGGCCGGGGTGGACCTCGGGGACCATCAAAAATTCACCATACCGTATGCATTTGTCATAACGGTCCTCATGACGGTGGTAGCTTTATTGACAGGAGCATTCCGAATTTAG
- a CDS encoding sigma-54 dependent transcriptional regulator: MMQMNSILVVDDEKAICSSLKYALNRDYSVFTARGSKEALEILNANEIDLVLLDLKLGPENGLDLLRRICDGYKDTPVIIMTAFGSIKSTVEAIKEGAYYYLTKPIEIEELKVLTQKALEYRRLNTELNYLNKEVKQKYSLANIIGKSQSMRQVFELIEKIKDIDSNVLITGESGTGKELVAKALHYLGRRGEHHFEVVNCAAIPSALLESELFGYEKGAFTGAANRKAGKFELADKGTIFLDEIGDMDYNLQSKVLRVLQDKEITPLGSNNRRKIDVRLISATNKDLEAEIEKGTFRPDLFYRINVIHIKLPPLRERREDIPLLVDKFINQYGGAFRKKIASIEKDALEMLENYDYRGNVRELENIIERAVALSSGPTITCGDLPPHLRKSAFHAQASGPFFTVRVGETLRDVEMKLIQKTLEACGGNKRRTAEMLGISERGLHYKIREYGV; the protein is encoded by the coding sequence ATGATGCAGATGAATAGCATACTGGTCGTCGATGATGAAAAAGCCATTTGTTCATCATTAAAATATGCGTTGAACCGTGACTACTCTGTTTTCACGGCGAGAGGGTCGAAGGAGGCCCTGGAGATCCTGAACGCAAACGAAATCGACCTTGTCCTGCTTGATCTGAAGCTCGGGCCGGAGAACGGTCTTGATTTGTTGCGCCGGATTTGCGACGGTTATAAAGATACGCCGGTAATTATCATGACGGCGTTTGGGAGTATAAAGTCCACCGTGGAAGCGATAAAAGAAGGCGCTTATTACTACCTGACAAAACCCATTGAAATTGAAGAACTGAAGGTTCTGACGCAAAAAGCGCTTGAATACAGGCGCCTGAATACCGAACTGAATTATTTGAACAAAGAGGTCAAGCAGAAATACAGCCTGGCTAATATTATTGGCAAATCCCAGAGCATGAGGCAGGTGTTTGAACTTATTGAAAAAATAAAAGACATTGATTCCAACGTCTTGATCACCGGGGAAAGCGGGACGGGCAAAGAGCTGGTCGCCAAGGCCCTTCATTACCTGGGGAGAAGAGGCGAGCACCATTTCGAAGTGGTCAATTGCGCGGCCATACCTTCCGCCCTTCTGGAAAGCGAGCTTTTCGGATATGAAAAAGGCGCTTTTACCGGAGCGGCAAACAGAAAAGCGGGCAAATTTGAGCTGGCGGACAAGGGGACGATTTTTCTCGATGAGATAGGAGATATGGATTACAACCTGCAGTCGAAAGTGCTGCGCGTTTTACAGGATAAAGAGATTACGCCGCTTGGTTCCAATAACAGGCGCAAGATCGATGTCCGGTTGATATCGGCAACCAACAAGGACCTTGAAGCGGAAATAGAAAAGGGGACGTTCCGGCCTGACCTTTTTTACCGCATCAACGTCATTCATATAAAACTGCCGCCGCTTAGGGAAAGACGGGAAGACATCCCCCTGCTTGTCGACAAATTCATTAATCAATACGGCGGCGCTTTCCGAAAGAAGATCGCCAGCATTGAAAAGGATGCCCTGGAGATGCTGGAAAATTATGATTACAGGGGAAACGTGCGGGAACTGGAAAACATTATAGAAAGGGCGGTGGCTTTAAGTTCCGGCCCAACCATTACTTGCGGGGACCTGCCGCCTCACCTGAGGAAATCGGCGTTCCACGCGCAAGCAAGCGGCCCTTTTTTCACGGTCCGGGTCGGGGAGACGCTGCGCGATGTAGAGATGAAGCTGATCCAAAAAACCCTTGAGGCGTGCGGCGGGAACAAGCGGAGAACTGCGGAAATGCTCGGAATAAGTGAAAGAGGCTTACATTATAAAATCAGGGAATACGGCGTGTAA
- a CDS encoding TRAP transporter permease: MFFRKKEKIELSPEEKIKILNEKFEVTRILKGPLAKITTAAAVCMSLYHLVSAGFYMLPQPQHKAIHLAFALALTFIIYPARKKDRNRFPWYDMVFTVLGAAVGLYIVIFYWDLVYRLGAPNSVDIMFGGAAILLTLEATRRTMGWPLVIVALVFLGYAVFGQFLPGDFGHKGYELTRIIEHMYLTGEGIFGVAIYVTATYVIIFILLGSFLGVTGGAQSFIDLAFSITGRYRGGPAKAAVVGSGLMGMISGSSFANVAGTGTFTIPLMKSVGYRPEFAGGVEAAASSGGQIMPPIMGAAAFIMAEMTGVPYGKLIINAALPALLYYLAVFVMVDLEAARQGLAGLKKDQLPDFWKTLKNGAFLLLAPLSIFYMLIRGYSPIKASFFAVVIVIVTSMFKKETRLNLKKTLEALDRGARGALSVIAACAVAGLIVGSVTLTGLGLKFADLIITLSGGNLYAALFLTMLAAIMMSMGMPTTALYIILGAIVAPALVKMGVMVIAAHLFIFYYGCFAAVTPPVALSSYLAAAIAKADPVKTALNGLKLTSTAFLMPFIFVLSPAMLLVNTTVIKTLGVILTAVIGVFSLSWSLQGYNFQRINGPARLLLLIAALVLIKPGVVSDVIGLAIIAAVLLVQLYRARGKDKDLLKTGVTK, from the coding sequence ATGTTTTTCAGGAAAAAGGAAAAAATTGAACTCAGTCCTGAAGAGAAAATTAAAATATTGAATGAAAAATTCGAAGTAACACGCATCTTAAAGGGTCCTCTGGCCAAGATAACCACCGCCGCTGCTGTCTGCATGTCCTTGTACCACCTGGTATCAGCGGGGTTCTATATGCTTCCCCAACCGCAGCACAAAGCGATACACCTGGCATTTGCCCTTGCTCTTACCTTTATCATCTATCCGGCCAGGAAGAAGGACAGAAATCGTTTCCCCTGGTATGACATGGTTTTTACAGTCCTGGGAGCGGCTGTTGGGCTTTATATCGTTATATTTTACTGGGATTTGGTATATCGCCTGGGAGCTCCAAATTCTGTGGATATTATGTTCGGAGGGGCCGCCATTCTCCTGACGCTGGAAGCAACCCGCCGTACAATGGGCTGGCCGCTGGTGATCGTTGCGCTTGTCTTCCTTGGTTATGCCGTGTTCGGACAGTTTTTACCGGGGGATTTTGGACACAAAGGATATGAGCTTACCAGGATTATTGAACACATGTACCTGACCGGCGAAGGAATATTTGGAGTTGCCATTTATGTCACGGCCACATATGTGATCATCTTTATCCTGCTCGGGTCGTTTTTGGGAGTGACCGGCGGGGCCCAATCGTTTATCGACCTGGCTTTTTCTATAACCGGTCGTTACCGCGGAGGCCCTGCCAAGGCTGCCGTGGTGGGCAGCGGTTTAATGGGCATGATTTCGGGAAGCTCTTTCGCCAACGTGGCGGGAACAGGCACATTCACCATCCCGCTCATGAAGAGCGTGGGGTACAGGCCTGAATTTGCCGGCGGGGTAGAAGCTGCGGCTTCGTCCGGTGGCCAGATCATGCCGCCGATTATGGGCGCCGCAGCCTTTATTATGGCGGAAATGACAGGCGTGCCTTACGGGAAGCTGATTATAAACGCCGCACTTCCCGCGCTTCTTTATTACCTGGCGGTCTTTGTAATGGTGGATCTGGAAGCTGCCAGGCAGGGGCTGGCCGGATTGAAAAAAGACCAGCTGCCGGATTTTTGGAAAACGCTTAAAAACGGGGCTTTTTTGCTCCTGGCCCCTCTCAGCATTTTTTATATGCTCATTAGGGGATACTCTCCTATAAAAGCCTCTTTTTTTGCGGTGGTCATAGTCATAGTGACGAGCATGTTTAAGAAAGAAACCAGGCTTAACCTTAAAAAAACCCTGGAAGCCCTGGACAGGGGCGCCAGGGGGGCCTTGAGCGTTATAGCGGCCTGCGCCGTTGCCGGGCTGATTGTCGGTTCCGTAACCCTTACGGGACTGGGATTAAAATTCGCCGATCTTATCATAACCCTGTCCGGGGGCAATCTTTACGCAGCGCTTTTTCTGACCATGCTGGCGGCGATAATGATGTCCATGGGCATGCCCACCACCGCTCTTTATATTATCCTGGGAGCCATTGTGGCACCGGCCCTGGTAAAAATGGGCGTGATGGTGATAGCTGCGCATTTGTTCATTTTCTATTACGGATGTTTCGCTGCGGTTACGCCGCCGGTGGCCTTGAGTTCCTACCTGGCGGCGGCCATTGCCAAAGCAGACCCGGTTAAAACCGCCCTCAACGGTTTGAAATTGACCTCTACGGCTTTTCTTATGCCTTTTATCTTTGTGCTTTCTCCAGCGATGCTTTTAGTAAATACAACGGTCATCAAGACGTTGGGCGTGATATTGACTGCTGTAATCGGGGTGTTTTCCCTTTCCTGGAGCCTTCAGGGCTACAATTTTCAAAGAATTAACGGGCCGGCGCGCTTGCTGCTGCTCATTGCCGCCCTGGTCCTGATCAAACCGGGGGTGGTTTCGGATGTGATCGGTCTGGCGATAATTGCCGCCGTTTTACTGGTGCAGCTGTACAGGGCGCGCGGCAAAGACAAGGATTTGCTTAAAACGGGGGTGACCAAATGA
- a CDS encoding TAXI family TRAP transporter solute-binding subunit, whose amino-acid sequence MNKRKLVALGLAISVCLAFLSACGTSKEAKKETPAPAKKVSIATGGTAGTYYPIGAAITAIITKYVPGVEATAESTGASVANLKMIAEKKVDFIMGAANTTLSAFKGEAPFEKPIDNIRGITSLYPETFQFVVLKSSGLQTIYDLKGKRVVVGAPGSGTERTAKLLLTAHGIDYEDIKPQFLSFGEGVTALKDRLVDCAIVGSGIPTSAVVDASATLEINLLSIDPEAFKKIAADNPDLTVVTIPEGTYKGVNKDITTVASPALLTTHKDMDAEMVYQITKAIFSHLDEIKSAHAQGKNVTLDTALKGMSIPLHPGAEKFYKEKGLLK is encoded by the coding sequence ATGAACAAAAGGAAACTGGTTGCCCTTGGGTTAGCAATCAGCGTGTGCCTGGCGTTCCTATCGGCCTGCGGGACAAGCAAAGAGGCCAAGAAGGAGACGCCCGCACCAGCCAAGAAGGTTTCGATCGCCACCGGGGGGACCGCGGGAACTTATTATCCCATCGGGGCGGCTATTACGGCCATCATTACTAAGTATGTGCCGGGGGTCGAGGCGACTGCGGAGTCGACCGGAGCTTCCGTGGCCAACCTGAAAATGATTGCGGAAAAGAAAGTCGACTTCATCATGGGAGCCGCGAATACTACGCTTTCGGCCTTCAAGGGAGAAGCTCCCTTTGAAAAACCCATTGACAACATTCGCGGGATTACTTCCCTCTACCCGGAAACATTCCAGTTCGTGGTGTTAAAAAGCTCCGGGCTGCAGACCATCTACGACCTGAAAGGCAAGCGCGTGGTGGTTGGGGCGCCGGGCAGCGGGACGGAACGCACGGCCAAACTGCTGCTTACGGCCCACGGGATCGATTATGAAGACATAAAACCCCAGTTCCTTTCCTTCGGCGAAGGGGTGACAGCCCTGAAGGACCGCCTGGTTGACTGCGCCATAGTCGGTTCCGGAATCCCGACTTCGGCGGTGGTTGATGCTTCCGCGACGCTGGAAATAAACCTTTTATCCATTGATCCGGAAGCTTTTAAAAAGATCGCCGCAGACAACCCGGATCTCACGGTGGTCACTATCCCGGAAGGGACCTACAAAGGCGTCAACAAAGATATTACGACGGTGGCCAGTCCTGCTCTCCTGACGACCCACAAGGATATGGACGCGGAAATGGTTTATCAGATAACAAAAGCCATTTTCTCACACCTGGATGAAATCAAAAGCGCTCATGCCCAGGGTAAAAACGTCACGCTTGACACCGCGCTCAAGGGCATGTCTATCCCGCTTCACCCCGGCGCCGAAAAGTTTTATAAAGAAAAAGGGCTGCTTAAATAG
- a CDS encoding DNA adenine methylase, which yields MAGSKLVAPVLKWAGGKRQVLKHIKMHVPKSFSVYHEPFLGGGALLFELKPPEAAVNDINSELINVYQVIKDSVEELIIDLKKHKNEEAYYYRVREQDRDREQYERLTAIQRASRVIYLNKTCYNGLFRVNKAGEFNTPFGGYARPNIVNEAVLRAVSDYFNWARITFTSLDFEEALNNVKCGDFVYLDPPYDPVSDTASFTGYDRGGFDREEQKRLKRACDKLHERGVKFILSNSATEFIKDLYKSYKTVVIKAKRPVNSRADKRGEIDELLVMNY from the coding sequence ATGGCTGGCAGCAAGCTGGTGGCGCCGGTATTGAAGTGGGCCGGCGGGAAGCGGCAGGTCTTAAAACACATCAAAATGCACGTTCCCAAATCTTTTTCGGTTTATCACGAACCTTTCCTGGGCGGCGGCGCCCTGCTGTTTGAGCTTAAGCCCCCGGAGGCAGCGGTCAATGACATCAACAGCGAACTTATAAACGTGTATCAGGTGATAAAAGATAGCGTGGAGGAACTGATCATTGACCTGAAAAAGCACAAAAACGAGGAAGCGTATTATTACCGGGTCAGGGAACAGGACCGCGACCGCGAACAGTACGAGAGACTGACCGCCATCCAGCGGGCCTCGCGGGTCATTTACCTCAACAAGACTTGCTACAACGGGCTGTTCAGGGTCAACAAGGCCGGGGAGTTCAACACCCCGTTCGGCGGGTACGCGCGGCCGAACATAGTCAACGAGGCCGTCTTAAGGGCGGTGAGCGATTACTTCAACTGGGCGCGCATCACCTTCACCAGTCTTGATTTTGAAGAAGCGTTAAATAACGTGAAGTGCGGCGACTTTGTGTATCTCGACCCGCCGTATGACCCGGTTTCGGATACCGCCAGCTTCACGGGATACGACCGGGGCGGGTTCGACCGGGAGGAGCAAAAGAGGCTGAAAAGAGCGTGCGACAAGCTCCACGAGCGAGGAGTAAAATTCATTCTTTCCAACTCGGCCACCGAGTTTATTAAAGATCTTTACAAAAGCTATAAAACTGTGGTGATAAAAGCGAAGAGACCGGTCAACTCCCGGGCTGACAAACGCGGCGAGATTGACGAGTTGCTGGTGATGAATTATTGA
- a CDS encoding sigma 54-interacting transcriptional regulator yields the protein MAQKSLLEPETLKEWSIDVFNAIGDGLLIADKMGVIQYVNPEYLRIIGMKAEEVIGKPVAEVRPGAVLPSVIESGKPLSGVYRKVGTVEYVVDMAPIIVNGEIIGGVSIVKDITEVKALSEELKKAQSGLKNLQGTMKDIFRAHFTFDQLIGDSPNFKETVELAKKAAQSNSNIILTGESGTGKELLAQSIHNSSPRKDGYFVAVNCAAIPAVLLESEMFGYAEGAFTGSKKGGKIGLFQLADRGTLFLDEIGDMDLELQAKILRVLQEQKVRRIGELAEQKIDIRVIAATNQNVESMVNSGRFRQDLYYRLNVFSINLPPLRERKRDILLLAEFFAGQYDKNKTANVRFSEEVKAAFMDYDWPGNIRELKNAIEYACNMAAEDREIKLEHLPERIRKTIMGHKPAGCLEIGAPEDALEAKIKKYEQEVIKSVLQNYENSVEGKKKACRVLGISMATLYRKLSQ from the coding sequence ATGGCTCAAAAATCATTGCTCGAACCCGAAACGTTGAAGGAATGGTCGATTGATGTTTTCAATGCAATCGGCGACGGTCTTCTCATAGCCGATAAAATGGGCGTCATACAGTATGTTAATCCGGAATACCTAAGGATTATAGGCATGAAAGCAGAAGAAGTAATCGGCAAGCCGGTGGCTGAAGTGCGGCCGGGAGCGGTGCTGCCGTCGGTTATTGAGTCCGGAAAACCTCTTTCCGGCGTTTACCGCAAGGTGGGGACGGTGGAGTATGTTGTAGACATGGCCCCGATTATAGTTAACGGTGAAATAATCGGAGGGGTATCGATTGTAAAAGACATCACCGAAGTTAAGGCCTTGTCTGAGGAATTGAAAAAGGCCCAGAGCGGGTTAAAGAACCTTCAAGGGACCATGAAAGATATTTTCCGCGCCCATTTCACATTCGACCAACTTATCGGTGACAGCCCCAATTTTAAAGAAACTGTCGAACTGGCAAAAAAAGCGGCGCAAAGCAATTCCAATATAATACTGACGGGCGAAAGCGGGACTGGAAAAGAGCTGCTGGCTCAAAGCATTCACAATTCCAGCCCAAGAAAAGACGGCTATTTTGTGGCGGTGAACTGTGCGGCTATTCCCGCCGTGCTATTGGAGAGCGAAATGTTTGGGTATGCCGAAGGCGCGTTTACCGGATCGAAAAAAGGCGGTAAAATAGGGCTTTTCCAACTTGCGGATAGGGGCACTCTTTTCCTTGATGAGATTGGAGATATGGACCTGGAGTTACAGGCCAAGATATTGCGGGTTTTGCAGGAACAGAAAGTAAGGCGAATCGGCGAACTGGCGGAGCAAAAGATAGACATCCGGGTTATTGCGGCCACAAACCAGAACGTGGAAAGCATGGTAAACAGCGGCCGGTTTAGGCAGGACTTGTATTACCGGCTCAATGTCTTTTCAATAAACCTGCCGCCGTTGCGCGAGAGGAAAAGAGACATTTTGCTATTGGCCGAATTTTTCGCTGGCCAGTATGATAAAAACAAAACGGCAAATGTAAGATTTTCCGAGGAAGTAAAGGCGGCGTTTATGGACTATGACTGGCCTGGAAACATAAGGGAGTTGAAGAACGCAATTGAATATGCCTGCAACATGGCGGCGGAAGACCGCGAAATTAAGCTTGAGCATTTGCCGGAGCGCATCCGGAAAACAATAATGGGCCACAAGCCCGCGGGGTGCCTGGAAATTGGTGCACCGGAGGATGCGCTGGAGGCCAAAATAAAAAAATACGAACAGGAAGTTATAAAAAGCGTGCTACAGAACTATGAAAACTCCGTGGAAGGCAAAAAGAAGGCTTGCCGGGTGCTTGGCATATCTATGGCCACATTGTACCGCAAGTTATCTCAATAA
- a CDS encoding NAD/NADP octopine/nopaline dehydrogenase family protein, with amino-acid sequence MKTAVLGAGNGGRAMAVHLALNGHRVSVYDKYEQALSGIREAGGINRKGVLGDGFTPVESASPEMEEVVSGARLIMVVTPAFAHREIMQQLCCLLQENQVVVLHPGRTGGALECREVLRQLRSDLKAVIAEAQTLLYASRATGETEVTIYGIKKEVAVSSLPAAEIGNVRALLDEALPGCFKAAGSVLETSLLNIGAVFHPAPTILNAARIEEEKGVFEYYHGGISPSVARVLEALDDERVRIARALNVPTLSAVEWIEAVYGTKGNNLYEAIRQNAVYSGIKAPGDLRTRYITEDVPMSLVPLAELGRLAGVDTPVMDCVIRLAELMHGTPYRKLGRTLEKMGIRGMTVEELRLAVC; translated from the coding sequence ATGAAAACAGCGGTTTTGGGCGCAGGCAACGGCGGCCGGGCCATGGCCGTTCACCTTGCGTTAAACGGGCACCGCGTCTCTGTTTATGACAAGTACGAGCAGGCATTATCCGGCATACGGGAAGCAGGCGGGATAAACAGGAAAGGGGTTCTGGGGGATGGTTTCACTCCGGTGGAATCAGCCAGCCCGGAAATGGAGGAGGTCGTATCCGGGGCCAGGCTTATTATGGTGGTGACTCCGGCTTTTGCTCACCGGGAGATTATGCAGCAGCTCTGCTGCCTGTTACAGGAAAACCAGGTTGTCGTTCTTCACCCCGGTAGGACCGGCGGAGCACTGGAATGCCGCGAAGTATTGAGGCAGCTGCGTTCCGATTTAAAAGCGGTTATTGCGGAAGCCCAAACCCTGCTGTATGCCAGCAGGGCCACAGGAGAAACGGAAGTGACCATTTACGGGATTAAAAAGGAGGTTGCCGTCTCTTCGCTTCCGGCCGCAGAGATCGGGAACGTGCGGGCCTTGCTGGATGAGGCCTTGCCGGGGTGTTTCAAAGCAGCGGGGAGCGTATTGGAAACAAGTTTGTTGAACATCGGGGCTGTTTTTCATCCCGCCCCGACCATCCTGAACGCCGCCCGCATCGAAGAAGAAAAGGGGGTCTTCGAGTATTATCACGGGGGCATTTCGCCCTCCGTGGCAAGGGTCCTGGAAGCCCTGGACGATGAGAGGGTCAGGATTGCCAGAGCTTTGAACGTGCCTACCTTATCGGCAGTGGAATGGATTGAGGCTGTCTACGGGACAAAGGGGAACAATTTGTATGAAGCCATCAGGCAAAACGCCGTGTATTCAGGGATTAAAGCCCCTGGAGACCTTAGAACCCGTTATATAACCGAAGACGTTCCGATGAGTCTCGTTCCTCTTGCCGAACTGGGAAGGCTGGCGGGTGTGGACACACCGGTTATGGACTGTGTAATCCGGCTTGCGGAATTGATGCACGGCACGCCGTACAGGAAGCTGGGGAGGACGTTGGAGAAAATGGGAATTAGAGGGATGACCGTGGAGGAACTCAGGCTGGCCGTATGCTGA